One Littorina saxatilis isolate snail1 linkage group LG14, US_GU_Lsax_2.0, whole genome shotgun sequence genomic region harbors:
- the LOC138947411 gene encoding zinc finger protein 431-like: MKRKQPWTVVVKMEHHAVEESSPACSVMETTPSAPAGEDFKTEKAVCVQMERLTEIPTSSSTYSMVMETPPSTPAGEDFKTDKTVNVQMECTSEIPTSSSADSNVVWLKQEAAELPTSSSADSKVFWLKQEAAEIPTSSSADSNVVWLKQEAAEIPTSSSADSNVVWLKQEAAEIPTSSSADSNVVWLKQEAAEIPTSSSADSNVVWLKQEAAEIPTSSSADSNVVWLKQEAAEIPTSSSADSNVVWLKQEAAEIPTSSSADSNVVWLKQEAAEIPTSSSADSNVVWLKQEAAEIPTSSSAYSELVGQKQEAAEIPIDFGTIADTASFSEQDWGTCSNDIKREKDGVGEGGARPVMEVSDKCKEECTCSAGQDFKTEAFPAVTETSSSAAEDIPANSLRIHMFTHTGEKPHACPHCSKKFAQKKDLKTHMLTHTGEKPHACPRCSKAFAHKGHFKTHMLAHTGEKPHACPHCSKKFAQKEYLKTHMLTHTGEKPHACPHCSKTFAHKGHFKTHILTHTGEKPHACPHCSKKFAQKEYLKTHMLTHTGEKPHACPHCSKKFARKWHLKPHMLTHTGEKPHACPHCLKKFALKKDLMTHMLTHTGEKPHACPHCSKKFAQKGYLKTHMLTHTGEKPHACPHCSKTFAHKGHFKTHILTHTGEKPHACPHCSKKFAQKEYLKTHMLTHTGEKPHACPHCSKKFARKWHLKPHMLTHTGEKPHACPHCLKKFALKKDLMTHMLTHTGEKPHACPRCSKKFARKGVLKTHMLTHTGEKPHACPHCSKKFAQKGYLKTHMLTHTGEKPHACPHCSKKFARKGVLKTHMLTHTGEKPHACPRLTKFALKEYLKTHMLTHTGEKPPACPRC; the protein is encoded by the exons ATGAAGAGGAAGCAGCCGTGGACTGTGGTAGTGAAGATGGAGCACCATGCTGTTGAAGAATCATCACCAGCCTGTAGTGTGATGGAGACAACtccaagcg CACCAGCAGGTGAAGATTTCAAGACAGAGAAAGCGGTGTGCGTACAGATGGAGCGTCTAAcagaaataccaacatcgtccAGTACTTACAGTATGGTGATGGAGACACCTCCCAGCA CACCAGCAGGTGAAGATTtcaagacagacaaaacagtcaACGTGCAGATGGAGTGTACATcagaaataccaacatcgtccagtgctgacagcaacgttgtttggctaaaacaagaggcagctgaactaccaacatcatccagtgctgacagcaaggttttttggctgaaacaagaggcagctgaaataccaacatcatccagtgctgacagcaacgttgtttggctgaaacaagaggcagctgaaataccaacatcatccagtgctgacagcaacgttgtttggctgaaacaagaggcagctgaaataccaacatcgtccagtgctgacagcaacgttgtttggctgaaacaagaggcagctgaaataccaacatcgtccagtgctgacagcaacgttgtttggctgaaacaagaggcagctgaaataccaacatcgtccagtgctgacagcaacgttgtttggctgaaacaagaggcagctgaaataccaacatcgtccagtgctgacagcaacgttgtttggctgaaacaagaggcagctgaaataccaacatcgtccagtgctgacagcaacgttgtttggctgaaacaagaggcagctgaaataccaacatcgtccagtgctgacagcaacgttgtttggctgaaacaagaggcagctgaaataccaacatcgtccAGTGCTTACAGTGAACTTGTTGGGCAGAAACAAGAGGCAGCAGAAATCCCAATTGATTTTGGAACCATTGCAGACACAGCTTCATTTTCAGAACAAGATTGGGGTACATGTTCTAATGATATCAAACGTGAAAAAGATGGTGTGGGGGAGGGTGGAGCAAGGCCAGTGATGGAGGTCTCCGACAAGTGCAAAGAGGAGTGTACATGCAGTGCGGGGCAGGACTTCAAGACTGAGGCATTCCCAGCTGTGACCGAGACCAGCAGTTCGGCAGCTGAAGACATCCCTGCAAACAGTTTGAGAATCCACATGTttacacatacaggagaaaagcctcacgcttgtcctcattgttcaaagaaatttgctcagaaaaaggatttgaagacccacatgttgacacatacaggagaaaaacCACACGCCTGTCCTCGTTGTTCAAAGGCATTTGCTCACAAAGGGCATTTTAAGACCCACATGTTggcacatacaggagaaaagccacacgcctgtcctcattgttcaaagaaatttgctcagaaagagtatttgaagacccacatgttgacacatacaggagaaaagccacatgcctgtcctcattgttcaaagacATTTGCTCACAAAGGGCATTTTAAGACCCACattttgacacatacaggagaaaagccacacgcctgtcctcattgttcaaagaaatttgctcagaaagagtatttgaagacccacatgttgacacatacaggagaaaagccacatgcctgtcctcattgttcaaagaaatttgcccGGAAATGGCATTTGAAGcctcacatgttgacacatacaggagaaaagccacatgcctgtcctcattgtttaAAGAAATTTGCTTTAAAAAAGGATTTGATgacacacatgttgacacatacaggagaaaagccacacgcctgtcctcattgttcaaagaaatttgctcagaaagggtatttgaagacccacatgttgacacatacaggagaaaagccacatgcctgtcctcattgttcaaagacATTTGCTCACAAAGGGCATTTTAAGACCCACattttgacacatacaggagaaaagccacacgcctgtcctcattgttcaaagaaatttgctcagaaagagtatttgaagacccacatgttgacacatacaggagaaaagccacatgcctgtcctcattgttcaaagaaatttgctcggaAATGGCATTTGAAGcctcacatgttgacacatacaggagaaaagccacatgcctgtcctcattgtttaAAGAAATTTGCTTTAAAAAAGGATTTGATgacacacatgttgacacatacaggagaaaagccacacgcctgtcctcgttgttcaaagaaatttgctcggaaaggggttttgaagacccacatgttgacacatacaggagaaaagccacatgcctgtcctcattgttcaaagaaatttgctcagaaagggtatttgaagacccacatgttgacacatacaggagaaaagccacatgcctgtcctcattgttcaaagaaatttgctcggaaaggggttttgaagacccacatgttgacacatacaggagaaaagccacatgcctgtcctcgttTAACGAAATTTGCTCTAAAAGAgtatttgaagacccacatgttgacacatacaggagaaaagccacctGCCTGTCCGCGTTGTTAA
- the LOC138947418 gene encoding succinate dehydrogenase assembly factor 3, mitochondrial-like, translating into MAGVGEHLSRVRALYKGILKLHRGLPLQMQALGDQYVKEEFRRHKDAQKQEVDVFMNEWTKYYVVLAKQLGPKRKFKTVGENLSPELLDNFNNEQMGQLKELLEAATTPPEQATGTKENS; encoded by the exons ATGGCCGGTGTGGGCGAGCATCTGTCGCGGGTGCGAGCGTTGTACAAGGGGATCCTCAAGCTGCACCGAGGCCTCCCCCTCCAGATGCAGGCGCTGGGCGACCAGTACGTGAAGGAAGAGTTCCGGCGACACAAGGACGCCCAGAAACAAGAGGTGGACGTCTTCATGAATGAGTGGACT aaATACTACGTTGTACTGGCCAAGCAGCTGGGACCGAAGCGCAAGTTCAAAACAGTCGGGGAGAATTTGTCTCCAGAACTCTTGGATAATTTCAATAATGAACAGATGGGACAGTTAAAAGAACTGCTGGAAGCCGCAACCACTCCACCTGAACAGGCTACTGGCACCAAAGAAAACAGTTGA